A single window of Salvia splendens isolate huo1 chromosome 6, SspV2, whole genome shotgun sequence DNA harbors:
- the LOC121808921 gene encoding uncharacterized mitochondrial protein AtMg00300-like, producing the protein MLEQKGFNILLNQGKMFVRSGNQVVMEADREHILYYLTAKAVDGESNIVSDESLRLWHMRLGHPAEGSMKELIKKGLIPRDNSNKMDPCEQCILGKAKKALYPTTPLGYIHSDLWGPSSINSIGGRRYYLSIIDDYTKSSGSIF; encoded by the coding sequence atgctggagcagaaagGCTTCAACATATTACTGAATCAGGGAAAGATGTTTGTGAGGTCTGGGAATCAGGTggtgatggaggctgacagagagcatatccTTTATTATCTCACTGCTAAAGCTGTTGATGGTGAAAGCAATATTGTGTCAGATGAGAGCTTGAGGCTGTGGCACATGAGGTTGGGCCATCCAGCTGAAGGAAGCATGAAAGAGCTGATAAAGAAAGGCCTAATTCCTAGAGATAACAGCAACAAGATGGATCCCTGTGAGCAGTGCATTCTTGGGAAGGCAAAGAAGGCTCTCTATCCTACAACACCTCTTGGCTACATACACAGTGATCTTTGGGGTCCTTCATCTATTAATTCAATTGGTGGAAGGAGATATTATCTATCTATTATTGATGATTATACTAAAAGCTCTGGGTCTATATTCTAA